The following is a genomic window from Shewanella avicenniae.
TTCGCGCAACGTCACCTCACGCATGTTTTCATTGGCCAGCCATGCTTTGTGCCAACGAACGATGCGCGCTAAGGTGGCGTCTAAATCCCACTGCGGCTGCCAATTAAGGCGCATTTTAGCTTTGGAGCAATCCAGTTTTAAGTAGTGCGCTTCATGGGGGTGTTCCGCACCGTCGAGTTGCCATGTAGCGTCATCCCCCCAGAGCTGGGTCATTTTATTAACAATGTACTCAACCGGTTTAGCATCGTTGTCATTTGGACCAAAGTTCCAGCCTTCCGCAAATTCACAACCATGCAGGTACAGTTGCTGGGCAATCAAGATGTACCCAGAAAGCGGTTCCAACACGTGTTGCCACGGGCGAATGGAGTGCGGATTGCGAATAACTACCGGTTGAGATTGCTCAAATGACTTCAGAATATCTGGGATTAAACGGTCTTTTGCCCAGTCACCACCACCAATCACGTTACCGGCGCGCACGGACGCCAACGCAACGCCATGTTTGGCATAATCTTTTGGGTTAAAAAAGGAGTTACGGTAAGCCGATGCCACGAGCTCTGCACAGCCCTTACTGTTTGAATAAGGATCGTAACCGCCCATCGCTTCGTTTTCACGATAGCCCCAAACCCATTCACGGTTTTCATAGCACTTGTCGCTGGTGATATTCACCACGGCTTTAACGCCGCCGACGGCTCGAATGGCCTCAAGCACATAGACGGTGCCCATCACGTTGGTTGAGTAGGTTTCTACTGGGTCTTCGTAAGATAGGCGTACCAATGGCTGTGCGGCCATGTGAAATACGATTTCAGGCTTAAAATCTGCCATCGCTTGGCGCAGATGTAGGTGATCACGGATATCACCTTCCTCAGATAATAAACCTTGATTAACACCAGCTTGTTCAAATAAGCTCGGTGTTGTTGGCGCTGGCAACGAATAGCCACGCACCACTGCTCCCATCTCTGCTAACCACAGTGACAACCAACCGCCTTTAAACCCGGTATGTCCGGTGACAAAAACGCGTTTGCCCTGCCAAAATGCTTTATCAATTGCCAATGCTAATTACTCCCAGATTTTCCACGGCGCTTTATTTTCTTGCCACAGTTCTTCAAGGTAATGTTTATCGCGTAGCGTATCCATTGGCTGCCAAAAGCCGTCGTGCTCATAGGCCATCAATTGCCCTTGTTCTGCTAATTGCATTAGCGGCTTTTGTTCCCAGGTGGTCGCATCATTGTCGATAAGGTCAATCACTTTAGGGCTTAATACAAAAAAGCCGCCGTTAATCATCGCACCATCACCTTTTGGCTTTTCTTTGAATGACTTAACTTGGCCATTCTGCATGTCTAATGCACCGAAACGTCCTGG
Proteins encoded in this region:
- the rfbG gene encoding CDP-glucose 4,6-dehydratase, which gives rise to MAIDKAFWQGKRVFVTGHTGFKGGWLSLWLAEMGAVVRGYSLPAPTTPSLFEQAGVNQGLLSEEGDIRDHLHLRQAMADFKPEIVFHMAAQPLVRLSYEDPVETYSTNVMGTVYVLEAIRAVGGVKAVVNITSDKCYENREWVWGYRENEAMGGYDPYSNSKGCAELVASAYRNSFFNPKDYAKHGVALASVRAGNVIGGGDWAKDRLIPDILKSFEQSQPVVIRNPHSIRPWQHVLEPLSGYILIAQQLYLHGCEFAEGWNFGPNDNDAKPVEYIVNKMTQLWGDDATWQLDGAEHPHEAHYLKLDCSKAKMRLNWQPQWDLDATLARIVRWHKAWLANENMREVTLREIRDYMSAAGIN